One window of the Glycocaulis alkaliphilus genome contains the following:
- a CDS encoding ribonuclease E/G — protein MRIIVAEHVGETRAAIFGGDRAVELHLERWSERKSRAIRGEIYRARVRRIEPQLNGAFLDIGRGPDGFLPFGAAGRPAGFHEGAGIGVQIAREAFQEKGPTLVLHEVEPGDAPEALLTAPPLAERLSGLNDAPIIQAAKAGIDLDAEFEAALDADVPLNGGGRLIIEPVTALTAIDVDAAGRTGGKGNFAFDLNRTAAREAARQIRLRGIGGVVAIDFLPLKKKGDQTALEATLKSAFKNDPAKVDIAPSSRFAIVELARQRLGRALHEQMWERFGVESLETASLAALRALEAEGKANRASQLVLEAGPDVHDWLTRDPVGWNKAMASRLGARFTLKLSDRLPPRGFSAGRV, from the coding sequence ATGCGCATTATCGTCGCTGAGCATGTCGGCGAGACCCGCGCCGCGATCTTTGGGGGCGACCGCGCGGTGGAGCTGCATCTGGAGCGCTGGAGCGAGCGCAAGAGCCGCGCCATACGCGGCGAAATTTACCGTGCCCGCGTGCGCCGTATCGAGCCGCAGCTCAATGGTGCGTTTCTGGATATAGGGCGCGGCCCGGACGGATTTCTGCCCTTCGGCGCAGCTGGCCGCCCTGCCGGCTTCCATGAAGGCGCTGGCATTGGCGTGCAGATCGCGCGCGAGGCGTTTCAGGAAAAAGGCCCGACCCTTGTCCTCCATGAGGTGGAGCCGGGCGACGCGCCAGAAGCCCTCCTTACCGCGCCGCCGCTGGCAGAGCGCCTGTCCGGGCTGAATGACGCGCCCATCATACAGGCCGCCAAGGCCGGCATTGATCTCGACGCCGAGTTCGAGGCCGCGCTGGACGCCGATGTGCCGCTCAATGGCGGAGGACGCCTCATCATCGAGCCGGTGACGGCGCTGACCGCCATCGATGTGGATGCCGCGGGCCGCACCGGCGGGAAGGGCAATTTCGCCTTTGATCTGAACCGTACCGCTGCGCGCGAGGCGGCCCGCCAGATTCGCCTGCGCGGCATTGGCGGTGTTGTGGCCATCGACTTCCTGCCGCTGAAGAAAAAGGGTGACCAGACGGCGCTGGAAGCCACGCTGAAATCGGCCTTCAAGAATGATCCGGCCAAGGTGGACATCGCGCCCTCATCGCGCTTTGCCATTGTCGAGCTGGCCCGCCAGCGCCTCGGCCGCGCCCTGCACGAGCAGATGTGGGAGCGCTTCGGCGTGGAGAGCCTTGAGACCGCTTCCCTCGCCGCCTTGCGCGCGCTGGAGGCTGAAGGCAAAGCCAACCGCGCCAGCCAGCTTGTGCTGGAAGCTGGCCCGGACGTGCATGACTGGCTGACCCGTGATCCTGTTGGCTGGAACAAGGCGATGGCCTCGCGTCTGGGTGCCCGCTTCACCCTGAAACTTTCTGACCGCCTCCCGCCGCGTGGCTTTTCCGCCGGGAGGGTATGA
- a CDS encoding Maf family protein, producing MPADARLVLASASPRRRDLLAQIGFAPDLVAPTDIDETERAGELPRDLALRLTLEKLGAAGHAGDFVLASDTVVGVGRRILPKTETEEEARACLALISGRNHRVFTGVAVRAPDGRVSSRLSMTRVAVKRLSAQEIDEYIASGEWQGKAGGYGIQGRFGAHIIQITGSYTGVMGLPVYETRQLLIGLGYRPGSAS from the coding sequence ATGCCTGCAGATGCGCGCCTTGTTCTGGCGAGTGCCTCGCCGCGCAGGCGCGATCTTCTTGCGCAGATCGGCTTTGCGCCTGATCTGGTAGCCCCCACCGATATTGACGAAACCGAGCGCGCAGGAGAGCTGCCGCGCGATCTGGCCCTGCGCCTGACGCTGGAAAAGCTCGGTGCTGCCGGCCATGCGGGCGATTTCGTGCTGGCCAGCGACACCGTGGTCGGCGTGGGCCGGCGCATATTGCCCAAGACCGAAACTGAAGAGGAAGCGCGCGCCTGCCTGGCGCTGATTTCCGGGCGCAATCACCGCGTCTTTACCGGCGTGGCGGTGCGCGCGCCCGATGGCCGGGTATCCAGCCGCCTCTCCATGACGCGCGTAGCGGTCAAACGCCTGAGCGCGCAGGAGATCGATGAATACATCGCCAGCGGTGAATGGCAGGGCAAGGCGGGCGGCTATGGCATTCAGGGCCGGTTCGGCGCGCACATCATCCAGATCACCGGCAGCTATACCGGCGTGATGGGCCTGCCCGTCTATGAGACCCGCCAATTGCTCATTGGCCTTGGCTACCGTCCGGGGAGCGCGTCCTGA
- the infA gene encoding translation initiation factor IF-1, with translation MAKEELLEFPGEVTELLPNATFRVKLENDHEIIAHTAGKMRKNRIRVLAGDKVLVEMTPYDLTKGRITYRFK, from the coding sequence ATGGCGAAGGAAGAATTGCTGGAGTTTCCCGGTGAGGTCACCGAACTCCTGCCGAATGCCACTTTCCGGGTGAAGCTGGAAAACGACCACGAGATCATTGCCCACACCGCCGGCAAGATGCGCAAGAACCGCATCCGCGTGCTGGCCGGTGACAAGGTGCTGGTCGAGATGACGCCCTACGACCTGACCAAGGGCCGTATCACCTACCGCTTCAAGTAG
- a CDS encoding low molecular weight phosphatase family protein yields MSAPDLVFVCGRNSVRSPMAEALWRARFGDEARVQSCGIEPASCADGFMIAVMREEGADLSSFEPQGLEDVSAGPGTLVVCLAPEADEAARALAQRAKARIEHWHFADPAEIEGSREARLEAYRAIRDALKSRIDTMAV; encoded by the coding sequence GTGAGCGCCCCCGATCTGGTATTCGTGTGCGGCCGCAATTCTGTGCGCTCGCCCATGGCCGAGGCGCTGTGGCGCGCCCGCTTTGGCGACGAAGCGCGTGTGCAATCGTGCGGTATCGAACCGGCCAGTTGCGCCGACGGGTTCATGATCGCCGTGATGCGTGAAGAGGGTGCTGATCTTTCCAGCTTTGAACCGCAAGGGCTGGAGGATGTCAGCGCCGGACCCGGCACGCTGGTAGTGTGCCTCGCGCCGGAAGCCGATGAGGCGGCCAGAGCGCTGGCGCAGCGTGCGAAGGCCCGCATCGAGCACTGGCATTTTGCCGACCCGGCAGAGATTGAAGGCAGCCGCGAGGCACGCCTGGAGGCCTACCGCGCCATCCGCGATGCGTTGAAATCACGCATCGATACCATGGCCGTGTGA
- a CDS encoding UPF0262 family protein: MSEHAPEDRLIAIELDAASIGKAEENVEHERRVAIADLLEANRFRPEDGPGGPYRLRLAIEEQRLVFDVSAEDGTPVRMFVFSLGPLRRILKDYFLICESYYEAVRDASLAQIEAVDMGRRGVHNEGSTLLKERLEGKIDVDFDTARRLFTLICALHRRSA; encoded by the coding sequence ATGAGCGAACACGCCCCTGAAGACCGGCTGATCGCGATCGAGCTGGATGCCGCCAGCATCGGCAAGGCGGAGGAAAACGTCGAGCATGAGCGCCGCGTGGCGATTGCCGACCTGCTTGAAGCCAATCGCTTCCGCCCGGAAGACGGGCCGGGCGGCCCCTACCGGCTGCGCCTTGCCATCGAGGAGCAGCGCCTCGTCTTTGATGTCAGCGCAGAGGACGGCACGCCTGTGCGCATGTTCGTGTTCTCGCTGGGGCCGCTACGCCGCATACTGAAGGACTATTTCCTCATCTGCGAAAGCTATTACGAGGCGGTGCGCGATGCCTCGCTCGCGCAGATCGAGGCGGTGGATATGGGCCGCCGGGGCGTCCACAATGAAGGCTCCACGCTTCTCAAAGAGCGGCTGGAGGGCAAGATCGATGTCGATTTCGACACGGCAAGGCGCCTCTTCACCCTGATCTGTGCCCTGCACCGGAGATCTGCGTGA
- a CDS encoding DUF2948 family protein, translating to MSSKPLRLIGQDEGDVAPVSAALQDAIARIADLKFEARARRFTAVFTRYRWEKPAGKGERIRSGLQIGSVTSVKAQRLRKGAPDAFVSLLSLTFEPAGGAEDPSGTLVFTFAGGGALKVEVECVDLVLADVSAPWKASARPDHESEGAP from the coding sequence ATGAGCAGCAAGCCATTACGCCTCATCGGTCAGGACGAGGGTGATGTCGCGCCGGTATCGGCTGCGCTGCAGGATGCGATTGCGCGCATTGCTGACCTCAAATTCGAGGCGCGCGCCCGGCGCTTCACGGCCGTCTTCACGCGTTACCGCTGGGAAAAGCCGGCTGGCAAGGGGGAGCGCATACGCTCCGGCCTGCAGATCGGTTCGGTCACATCTGTAAAGGCCCAGCGCTTGCGCAAGGGCGCGCCGGATGCCTTTGTCTCCCTGCTCTCGCTGACCTTTGAGCCTGCGGGCGGGGCGGAAGACCCGTCCGGCACGCTGGTCTTCACCTTTGCCGGTGGCGGCGCGCTCAAAGTCGAGGTTGAGTGCGTTGATCTGGTACTCGCCGATGTGTCCGCGCCCTGGAAAGCGTCGGCACGTCCCGACCATGAAAGCGAAGGCGCGCCATGA